Below is a window of Humulus lupulus chromosome 2, drHumLupu1.1, whole genome shotgun sequence DNA.
TTGTAACTGCAGTGAACAtgattatgtaaaaaaaaattagatcacAACTAATCCAATTTTTGTTGTACTGGTATAACACATTCCTAAATTCGTTTTTGATGAACagaaaattgaatataacaatatagTTGTTAGGTAgaataattatgtttttgttatGAGTTGTTAGTatgattaattatatataattttaattaaaaaactttaattaaaatcaaatttaaGAGTATATTTCAACTATATTACAAAAGAGTTGAtccaaataaaaacaaaacattgatttcaAAGAGTATAATCACAATTTtcttttatcaatttttattgtTGATAAACTCCAAAACAATTCATTCCATTTATTACATCAAAGTTAAGTGTATTAATGACAATAATTTGCCTAAAGAAAAAAACTTTTCTTCAAAATAATGCCGTTATGGAATTCGAAACTTGAAAttcaatcaattaattaattaattaatttcttcatcaataataataaaaagttaTCAATACAACAAATCCTTGGCGTGTGAGACGACGACGTTCCATATCTATAACTATGATTAGAAGAAGACGAAACGACAAGTAACGACGACGTATCACCCTCGGGAAAGGAAATCGAAACGGAAATGGAGTTTACAAGTTCAAACACAACGGACAATAATAGTCCACGTCATCATCACACGTGGCCTTCGATTTCACTACTGTCCAAAAAGAGAGGGTTTCGGtattcttcttctatttttcccGTTGCAACAAAATTTTCATAACCAGGTTCGATAAATCCACCGAGTCCACTCAGATTCAACTCGATCGGTTCAGCCTTTGAAATTTTcttcccattttttttttcagatctctCTACCTCTACCTCTGCCACCGCCTCTCTCGCCGGTAGTGAATTTTCTTTGCTTGATTTGGAAATAAAGTTTGTAACTTGAGTTTGTTTGTCTGTCTGTCTGTTTTtagtggattttttttttttatagattaattgatttatttttcatgttcatTCTTCTCTGAATGTCATTCCCGATTTGGAGTATCTATTTTGGCTGACTGAATGTTTGGATAAAAATGGTGTTTTTTTGTGTATATTAATGGCAGCAGTAATGTTTACTATAAGATAGTCAATCAAGTTCCTTTTTTTGGGTTTCTATTTTGGGTTTAACGGAGGAAAGATTGTCGCGATGGAAGCACAATAAAAGTGCTTAGCgtttatttacttttattattCTTATCAGTGCTAGCATTTGTTTTCTTCTTTCAAAATTAAAGTAACTTTTTTTCGCAATGATGAATGGCTTTTAGCTCGAGGGATATGATTCCAGTGAAATTTAAACATGTTGGGGACCATGTCGCCAATCATTACGAAGGTCCTCAATTGTACCCAAGAAAAGCTTGATTGAAAATGATATAGGATttttgttattgttattattagtTTTGGGAAAGATGAGTTTTTGGGCATGTTTGATTTTTGGGAATGTCACTTTTAGTGGAGTGAACAGTACTGTAATGTCGGTtcaaattgaaaatattttttaaggTCGTCATTTTCACCTGATTAGCGAGCTCACATAGCGATTCTTTAGATATAGACTCGTTGATTTATAATATGGCTTATTTTGTaagtaatttaatttattttttaatcgaTTGTTTTGATTGATGCAACAGGAATGTCTGAAATTTGATGAATATGGTGTGCCAAGCTATGAATTCATGGACATTTTGTGACTTAGTGGCAGCATTTCTTGATCTTTCAATAGCTTATTTTTTGCTTTGTGCATCGAGTCTTGCTTTTTTGGCCACAAAGTTATTGGGTTTGTTTGGATTGTGTTTGCCGTGTCCTTGTGATGGATTGTTTTGGAACCCAAGGAACAATCAATGCTTGCAAAAACAATTAGTGGATTGCCCATATGAGAAGATCTCTTCAGTTCAGTTCTCAGTGAGGAGTAAGTTCCCTTTTGATTCCTTTTGGGATGACGAACAAATTGAAAACTCAGATATAAAATTAGGAAATGAGAGCAATCATGAAAAAGGGCATGCTGATTTGGAATTTGCAGCCTCAAGTAGCTCCTTTCCACAGAGTTTACAAGATTTGGCTGAGAGAGATTCATCGAATAAACCTGGTGGTGAGTTTGGTTTTGCAAACTCAGACGCTTCCAAGGAAGATCAGTATGATCTTAAGGGAAAGAGGGTTCAGGGATGGAGGCTGAGAAATGGTCTTCGTCGCCGTCGCAGGGGAGCCTCTGTTAGTAATGGAAAGTTGTCCTCATTTTCATCATATGATACTCTACAGTCAGATGCACGGAACACTCCTCACTCTCCTTCCAGCATCAGTAAATTGGGGAAGGAAGTTGATGAAGGTCCTAGTAATTATGGAGGTGGTGCTGCTCATCATTTTGTATTTAATCTGAAGctaaccttttttttttccatGAATCCACATGCTTTATACAGACCTATTTGACCTTAGCATTTGTTTATTAATAAACATGTCTATCATTTAGAATTGCTTGATTGTGAAATAGTTTCTTGCTTGCATGATTTATTATTTGTCCACTAATCACGCTTATTTGTTTTCTTATGCTTATAATCTAATACTAGATGGTCGAGAAGCTTCAACAGAATATGGTTCTGCTGATAAAGCATCACTTAGTCTTGAATTGAGTAACTCAAATGAAGAAAATAAACAAGTCAGAAGAGAAGTGATATCAGTCGGAGAGTTAGGGTGTGATGCaccaaggaatttgaattttgatGATAATCAGAAGAATATGATTAGAATGTTGGAACAAGCATTAGAAGAAGAGCATGCTGCTCGATCGGATTTATACCTTGAACTTGAGAAAGAGAGAagtgctgctgctactgctgcagATGAGGCAATGGCCATGATATTGCGCTTACAAGAAGAAAAAGCATCCATAGAGATGGAGGCCAGGCAATATCACAGAATGATTGAAGCCAAAGCTGCTTATGATGCTGAGGAAATGAACATTTTCAAAGAGATTTTAttaagaagagagagagaaaagcatTACTTGGAGAAGGAAGTTGAAGCATACAGGCAAATGATTTTGGACAATGATCAATCAGATTTTGAGATTCAAGATGCAGCTGGTATTCTGGAACATGACTCGTCTACTCTATTTTCAAAACAAGACCCATTGTTGATGCTGGAGCAGATAAATGATTTCAGTGAGAAACCAAAAGTGGAATTTGTGAATAGTTCTTCAGAGTATGAGTTAGCATCATTCAATTCACAAAGTAATACTCTTACTTTTGGGAAAGAATTAGAAATTCCTCAACTGGCTGAAGATAATGATTCTTTGAAAGCTGTGGACATGCATGGAATTCCCAGTATTGATTCACATTCTCATTTCTTAAATATCACCAATACCAACAATGAATTGCAGCAGGAAAAATGTACCGTAGATGAGAATCTAGTTTCTCAACAAAAGGAGGTAGAGAGATTGGTTGCATGTTCAAAATGGAATGATTTAAGTAATCCTCAAGAACCCAATTTTTATGAAAAATCAATTACCCCAGTTGTGGAAGGCCCAGATCAAACTGGTAGCTCTAGTGTATGCATAGACTTGGCGTCAATGGCAACTGATATTCCATATCTAGAAACCAAAGATCCATCTAAAGTGGTGCTTGATGCAGAGTCTCGTGTTTATGATGTTCATGTTATTGATGATGACTCTAAGGTTTTGAATAAAGTAACTGTAAGGAAAAGTGAACATCAGTCTGTGAGTGCTCCCTTAGCTCTTCCTAGAAGATGGGGTAGTATGTCTTTAAGTATGTTGGAAACTCGGTATGATGGGAACAGAAGTAGTTCAGACATAAGTAGTGGGTTACCACCAAAATGTAACCCTCGAGGAAAAACTGCACGTAATGATTTCCGACGAAATTCAATGTCGGCAGTTGACTATGAAAGATTGAAAATTGAGAATGAAGTTGAGTGGCTTAGGGAAAGGTTAAGGAAAGTGCAAGAGGGAAGGGAGAAACTGAACTTCTCTGTGGGGCATAGAGAGAGGGAAAAACTTCAGTTGCAACTTTTGGAGGATATAGCTGGCCAGCTTCATGAGATTCGACAATTGAATGAGCCTGGAAAGGTTGAGCGCCAAGCTTCATTACCCCCTGCATACTCTAAGgtcaacactttttttttttgtcactgCTCTTTTCACAGCTTATATCACGTCTTTGTCCTCAAGTGCAATATctgtttttttagttttattttctaATATAAATGGATTTTGATGATCTTATTACTGTGAGTTTCCTCTGGGATACACTTTGATTGAATAGCTGGTTGTTGGAGGAACTTTCAT
It encodes the following:
- the LOC133819804 gene encoding uncharacterized protein LOC133819804 — its product is MNMVCQAMNSWTFCDLVAAFLDLSIAYFLLCASSLAFLATKLLGLFGLCLPCPCDGLFWNPRNNQCLQKQLVDCPYEKISSVQFSVRSKFPFDSFWDDEQIENSDIKLGNESNHEKGHADLEFAASSSSFPQSLQDLAERDSSNKPGGEFGFANSDASKEDQYDLKGKRVQGWRLRNGLRRRRRGASVSNGKLSSFSSYDTLQSDARNTPHSPSSISKLGKEVDEGPSNYGDGREASTEYGSADKASLSLELSNSNEENKQVRREVISVGELGCDAPRNLNFDDNQKNMIRMLEQALEEEHAARSDLYLELEKERSAAATAADEAMAMILRLQEEKASIEMEARQYHRMIEAKAAYDAEEMNIFKEILLRREREKHYLEKEVEAYRQMILDNDQSDFEIQDAAGILEHDSSTLFSKQDPLLMLEQINDFSEKPKVEFVNSSSEYELASFNSQSNTLTFGKELEIPQLAEDNDSLKAVDMHGIPSIDSHSHFLNITNTNNELQQEKCTVDENLVSQQKEVERLVACSKWNDLSNPQEPNFYEKSITPVVEGPDQTGSSSVCIDLASMATDIPYLETKDPSKVVLDAESRVYDVHVIDDDSKVLNKVTVRKSEHQSVSAPLALPRRWGSMSLSMLETRYDGNRSSSDISSGLPPKCNPRGKTARNDFRRNSMSAVDYERLKIENEVEWLRERLRKVQEGREKLNFSVGHREREKLQLQLLEDIAGQLHEIRQLNEPGKVERQASLPPAYSKVTSKKRCWRSSSIGIQKSTRSLSGTWD